The Nicotiana tomentosiformis chromosome 2, ASM39032v3, whole genome shotgun sequence genome includes the window ACCTAAAGTCTTAACTTTTATCCTTTTTCAAACTAAAGAACAAAACACACCTCTCTTCTCCAAACAGACCGCTCCACCCTTTTACGAAAAAATAAAACCCTTTTTTCAATTAACCCTATAACCTAAAGTTTTAACTTTTATGCTTTTCCAAACTAAAGAACAAAACCCACCTCTCTTCTCCAAACAAACTGCCACACCCTTTTGCTAAAAAATAAAACTCTTTTTTCAATTAACCCTATTTCGCTTCTGCTCGAGCTCGAATCCCGCGACCGGCAGTCCGAATCGGCGGCGGCTACTGGGTTTGAGGATCTTCTTCAACTGAAATAGTAAGTTTATTTGAGTAAAATATTGATtttatttgagtaaaattttgattttatttgagtaagttttgttttcttttgaaaatattaACTTAGCAAAATAATTTGGTATAAAAAATTTGCTTTCTGCAAAGAGTCTTAGAGCCAAAAAGTAAATGCCAAATTAATTTTGTAGGCATTTGAATATTGTGTGCTAGTGTTATTTTAAAATATTCTTTCAATGAAGTGTTTCTTTTCAAATAAAAACTTTGAATTAGAGCCTTGTTTTTATTGACTAGAGTGAAATTTTGAACttgtttaatttaattaatacttATTCTCATAGTAGCTATGCTAAGCAGTAAGCCTTAGCGTTGTTTTTGATAGAAGGGGTGTGATTCCCCTAATGAAAGTTTGCTTTTATTCTTGATGGACACTTAAATTGAATTGAATCATTATTTTGTAGGAAGTTCTTGTTCTTGTAACTTGAGATGGGCGTATTTTTGATGAGGTTTAATTCTTCTCAACCAAGTTCTACTTTTAGAAAGAATTCCTCCCGTCTAATTGATGAATTTGATGTGGAATCACTAAATCCCGACCCTGGAGAGAGAATACCCATTGATAAATATAGCCATAAAATACGAGATGAAGTGAGAAAAGACTACATTAAACAAGGGCCTTGCCAACTGGTTGATTACAAATTCCCTAAAACTTTATTCGGAAAGAAAATGCGTCAATTTAGTCCGAGTTGGTTTAAAGATTCAAACTCTAGATGGTTGGAGTATAGTGTGAAGAAAGATGCGGTATTTTGCTTATGTTGCTATTTATTCAAGAATGATTATGTCCATGGAAGTACGAGTGACTCTTTCACAAAAACTGATGAATTTGCcatcacttctttgggttggactcaccgccggatttttgtattcattgtctgtTTTATGGAGATGCTGATATTTCTGATACAAGGATAAAAGATCCACACTCACCTAGCTATGGTCATTAATACCCTAATGGAAAgaattgaggggcaaacttacactattttcccaatgatcgtggctgagatgtaccgagccttagaccgttgcaaaaaaggggatataggcatttcgagggttacaatctgttgctgcaaatatggttgttggaacaccttcagagagaaaaataccgtcaagaatttccgcgacgaccatggaatgaccacatagcctatcaccatccgaagagaatgacttttatcccagacaggtttgcacaatcGGTAAACGCTGTAGGCTGGGTGCATTTccttagcaatttgactgatgacaagatACATTGGATATTCGAGTAGTTCCCTAGCAGCGAATTCATTATCAGGtcgagagatgttcctcatctagtgctaattgGATTGaggggaatctatccttatgctcctatcagagtcatgagACAAGCTGGGAGAAAATAAGTTATACCACGAGTTttcaaaatggttcattacaaagcagacttccaagggaatgccattccattcaagttcgaggcacatcatgtgtggcatcaaaagattgttgtggagaaagataccatcgagccaaATCGGTATCATGatggccatgtgtacttctacccatcatggttggtcgatggcatagcaggagaggtcaagccaggggttgatttgagaaatagggtcatagacgacactgctgaagcacaagtcaaatataggaggttgcgcaaaagggtttttgaatatgaggccaggcatttggaacaacataaaatggacatggaagcaatcaacgaatggaggggaatcgctactaagtcaacagagaggttggagtacttggagcagggtttgatggaacttgagggaaagatgaggaaaagaaTCTCGGATTGTCAAAACGTAGAGGGCAACGGAGGAGGACAcctagcaagggcgtatctgctgTTGGACATGCGTGACCTGGGGAGTCTGATTAATGGGGcaaagaaggccaagcttggagaaggaccctctgggaccaagtagattaggaatgatgttttACTTATTCTCTAGATTCgttttagatttcgattgtaataaggcaaatgccactagtgactctttataattattgtcgttttagtagagatttggtctatttaccatattaatgaaatgatgcaGTTATCGGCACTGAGTTTTCTCCAAAGATATATGTCACTAgtcctacctcgggcacaatgaggtccacAAATTAGGACGTGAATTTATAATTCTGCAATACGTGTTTAAATAccgtaaatatccttttaatactccttactgaTTTATTTTCCtttagtttttcttcttttctttatttattcacatcccctaaggttggttcgtgcatactagcatcataccagatctagaggtcctccacctcctcctcctccaaatgatcccaagaacaaaGGAAAAGCTAAGATGGACGATATGAGTGGTGTCAGGAACGACAATGCTGCGCACGCCGAGAATATCAAAACTTCAGATGGTCGAagtactccggcacagaatgacttggttttggttagagcaaaagatactgtagttacaaggggaacttgagcaggtccataacttggcaaacctttccttTACCttgaatgttcccgacatcaaccaacaaaatgcccaaaacccaacacctcctcaaaacacacaaaaccagcaccTGCAAAATCTTCCCGCACCTCATCAATGCGCCacgcctccccaaaatcctaatcctccaccagtaccaactcctccacagcatcatcatcatccgacccAGTACCCATAAACTACCACCTACCACACTCCTCAAAATGCACCATAACCTACTCTTGATCCCCAAAACGCAACCAATGATCACCACTACACCCAAATCCCTAGAGTCCATGAAAGTAACCCCATATACGtcgaaaccttaccccacacttCACAACAAACCCCGTATACACCGAAATATGCCAAGAAgaacctgctcatcaagaacatagcTGAAGAACTTAAGAAGCTTACAAGTCGAGTCCAAGGTGTTGAAGGTGGTAAAGGCATCGAAGGTTTGAACTATGAGTATTTATGTATTCAACCGGACATAGAACtgcagagggttacaaaccttcTAAGTTCTAAATGTTCGACGGGACTGGTGATCCAAAGGTACATGTAAGGACGTATTGCGACAAGCTCGTAGGGGTTGGTAAAGATGAAAGAATCCGTATGAAgatgttcatgaggagcctcactggagatgccctatcctggtacatcagtcaaaatccaaagaagtggattaattgggtaagcatggcgtcAGATTTTATGGATCGGTTCAGATTCAACACAGAGAATGCACCAGACGTCTTCTATATCCAGAATCTTaagaagaagccgacagaaactttccgcgagtatgctactcggtggagttcagaggctgcaaaagtaaggccagcattGGAAGAAGAACAAATTCTTTGTCCGAGCCCAGGATTCGCAATATTATGAGAGGTTGATAgttattgaaaatcataaattctccgacatcatcaaattgggagaaagaatagaagagggaATCAAAAGCGGGATGGTAACAAATTTCGAGGCACTCCAGGATACGAACAAAGCCTTGCAGTCGGGGGGGTATATCTAAAAAGAAGGAAGTAGGGactgtgatggtagcccaaggtccaaagtctcctctcacaCATCAAATGCCTctacccacatatcagccttcaacCCTAGATATCAACAACCCTCTACCGCCTACCACACTTACAACACTCAGCCAgcatattaccactcaccaccagcccgccaaaactaccaaaacccCAGGCCAAATTTTGACCGTAGGCTGCCCAGACAATACACTCCTATTGCCGAACCTATTGACCAGTTGTATGAGAGATTGAAAGCtgccggttatgtcactcccattcccgctgtcgccatggaaaattcctctcaatTGGTTAATCtgaataagacatgtgcctaccaTTCGGGCATGAAGGGTCACACTATTGATGAATGTCGCACTCTGAAGGATAAGATCCAGATGCTGATTGATACCAAAGTTATACAGGAAAAGGAGACTGCACCCAATGTCTGCAACAATCCCCTCTCGAATCACAGGGGCAAGGGGgtaaatgtgatagaaactgatgaagaatgggacccgGAGGGGTCAATTGGGCTCATTAGAGAAGAGGATGATCCCAAAAtgcctccagtcactctcacatctattgtggtacagatacagtcaccgattgaagttgaggtagctccGTTCGAGGTTCAAGCAATAACGTTGTCAGCCACGCCAACTTCGTTCGAAGTAGAAGTGACCACACCATTCACCGCAATGGTAGCACCCACACCATCCTTTAATTCCAATGCTGTGCCCTGGGACTATACTGTAGAAACGAGAAGTAAAGGAAagggaaaaatggaagaaactggtgcagcacaaggtatgaccagaactggtagggtttacacgcccgagCTTTTGaggggaacaagtaaagaagccgcttccaGGCAGCCTATCATTGAAACCGGCctggatgatctttggagaaaggtgcaagtgagggagtattctgtggttgatcatttgaacaaaacccctgctcagatatccatttgatcactactgcagaattctgaggcacataGGAACGCGTTGATAAAAGTGTTGAATGAGggttatgtacccaacaacattatcAGTGGAGAGATGGACAACATGGTTGGACAAGTATTGGAAAGCCATAAgatcactttccacgaagatgaattGCCACCAGAAGGGTTGAGCCATAACAGGGCGTTGCATATCACAGTACAGTACTAAGACAAATTCATggccagggtcttgatagatggggATTCAAATCTCATCATTTGCCCGTTGACTACTTTGAAGAGGTTAGGTAAAGGTTTgcatgagatacgagcaggaactaTGAACGTAAAAGCATTCGATAGGTCTCAAAGTGCCACAATCAGAGAAACCAACCTCTACTTACAAATGggtccaacttggtttgatgttgaattccaAGTGCTCGACATATCCGCCTCATACAATATTctattgggacgaccttggatacacacCGCTGAGGCTGTAGCGTCTACTCTGCATCAGGCTGTAaagttcgaatggaatcatcaggaggtgatcattcatgaaGATGGGAGTAACCCTATTTACACCAACCAGACTGTCCCGGTTttggagaatagaaggaagttagggGGAGAGACTTACCATCGCATTGAGCGTGTTAACACGATCgagaaggacaaatggtggagtagcaaaatagaaagcatattggcatggacatgGTATGAACCCagcaagggtctcggcaagaatctccaaTGGATCACCAAACTAATACAGTTAAAACATCACGGCACGACCTTTGGACTAGGATATCAATATcactggcacgagtatcagaattggtcaccaccatggcgtggtctTTATTACCCTCTCGAGCAGCcgataccacatttgagccaatcCTTCCACCAGGCTGATATGATGTCGGGATCCGAAGAAGACGAAGCGCTAGCTGGTTTAAGGAATCTATTTTTGGAAGATGAAGACATGTACTGCAGTGTAATAGttgaggaagaggaggaagaaggcATCGTCATCAAGACAgtggagaagggagttgttctcaagaactggactgccacaccatcaagggcccgccGAGTTCCGGGGTAGCCTGGCTGCTAGtgtgatttattttgaaaacaattcttatgagcatttttaaaacattttcagtattttgttttgaaacatTTGTTTGAATCCTTAAAAATCACTTTTGTTTAACATCTTAATAATTATCAATGGTttgctattttattatttattactattctctacaTTTTTCTCTCTACAACATTACTATTTCTTATCGTGATGAACCaacaactgtgacatgtaatgagacaacgcaacataaggatagtgactcgaaagaaatagaagaagaggatataatacctgaggaaattattagagaagttgaagattttgagaacaagcctaagtccaacctGGACGAAACTGAGATAGTCAACTTGGGAGATTCTGAAACAGTtaaagaaactcgcataagcattcacctgtcaccatcagagaaagaagaatacactcgtttcctgaaagaatatgaagacatttttgcatggtcttatgatgatatgactggtttgagcacgtccatagtggcttgTAAACTACccaccaacccaatgtgtccgctagtaaagcagaagctcagaaagttaaagccatatatgagtctaaaaatcaaagaagaagttacgaagcagatcaaagctaaggttctcagagtggttgaatatccaacttggttggctaacatcgtgccagtttcgaagaaggatgggaaagtcagagtatacGTCGATTATTGGGACCTAAACAGAGCAAGCCCTAGAGATGATTTCCcattacccaacatacacatactgatcgacaactgcgccaagcatgaactccaatcctttgtgaaTTGCTTCACGAGATATCATCAGAactggatggatgaagaagatgccgAAAAGATAACTTTTATTACACCGTGaggggtgtactgctataaaatgatgtcgtttggtctgaagaatgctggagccacttatatgagggccgtgacaactattttccatgacatgatacacagggagatagaggtatatctggatgatgtcatcatcaaatccaagaagagtacagatcacgtagcagacttgaggaaattctttgatcggcttcggaggtacaatttgaaattgaatcccgaaaatgtgccttcggggtccccgcaGGAAAGTTGTTAGGATTCATTGTCAACCgccaaggaattgagctagacccatcaaaggtcaaggctatccaggatttgccacctccaaacaaCAAGAAAGACATAATGAGCTTCTTGGGACATCTTAATTATATCAGCTGCTTCATAGCACCACCAACCGTGATATGTGATCCGATTTTAAAAATGTTAAATAAGGATGCCGCAACCAATTAGACTGAAGACtgccagaaagcttttgacagaatcaaagaatatttgtccacaccgccagtcctggtcccgccGGAACCTAGTAtaccactgctactctatctctctatattagatggggctttcggttgtgtcttgggacaacacgatgagacgggaaggaaagaacatgccatataatatctgagtaagaagttcaaaccctacgaagcacggtattctttgctggaacgcacctgctgtgctttgacctggatagcccagaaactgaggcactacttctgtgcctataccacatatctcatatcaaggatggatcctctgaagtacatcttccagaaacccatgcctacagggaagctggcaaaatggcagatattgttgagtgaatttgacatcgtctatgtgactcataaggcggttaagggacaagcattagtgGATCATCTTGCGAAAAATCCTTTAGGAGGggaatacgaaccactaaaaacatattttcatgatgaagaagtatcattcgtaggagaagatatagCCAAAGCCAATGACGGATGGAGAATGTTttcgatggagccgcaaacttcaaaggagtgggtatccaCGAAACTCAGATTTatatgcaccaataatatggtagaatatgaggcttgcatattggggctcaatttggccgttgatATGAATATCCAagaattactggtaattggtgattcagatcttctgGTACATCAGGTTCATGGataatgggctacaaagaataccaagatattaccatatctatatcatgtgcaagaaataatgaagaggttcacgaagatagagtttagacatgtcccgagaatccagaatgagttcgcagatgcattggccactttatcCTCCATAATACAGCATCCGAACAAGAATTTCACCGACCCCATTCCAGtagggattcataatcagccagcttattgcgctcatgttgaagaagaagcagacaggaatccatggttccatgatatcaaggagtacttggcaaaaggaaAGTActcggagcatgcaaatcatactaaaaaatgcacgctccaaagattgtccaaccatttcttccaaagtggaggaattctgtaaAGAAGGACTCTAGACTTACGGTTATTACAGTGTGTTGACGCCAAagaagcttccaaactgctcgaagagatacactctggaacttgcggacaacacatgaatggtttcgttttagccaagaagatactgatggcaggttatttttggatgactatggaaacagactgcatcaggtatatccagaaatgtcatcagtgccaaatacacgcagatatgatacgggtgccgccaaatgaactcaatgcaacaagtgcaccttggtcttttgccgcttggggaatggacgtcattggacgAATCGAGCCCGCCACTTCAAAcgggcacaggttcattttagtggccatagactacttcacaaaatgggtcaaaGCTGCATCCTACAAAGTTGTAACCAATAAAGGCATCGCAGATTTTGTTAGGGATTatattgtttgtcgattcggggttccagagtccatcatcaccgacaacgccgccaataTCAACAATGACCTAATGAAAActatgtgcgagaccttcaaaatcaagcacaagaattccacagcatacatgcctcaaatgaatggagccgtggaggccgcaaacaagaatatcaagacaACACTGAGGAAGATGAtagacaaccacaagcaatggcacaAGAAGTTACCATTTTCCTTATTGGGGTACCGTACCATAATCTGCACATCAACCGGGGAAACAccctatttgctggtctatggtaCCGAAGCTGTCATTCCTGCCGaggttgaaattccttctttaagaattatacaagaagttgagctcagtgatgcagaatggataagaagacgttatgaacaattagctctcattgacgtgaaaagaatgaatgcagtgtgtcatggtcaactctatcagaataggatgtctagagctttcaacaaaagggtcaaacctagacagttcgcaccagggcagctggtactgaagtagatcttcccgcatcaagatgaagccaaatggaaatttttgcccaattggcaagggccatACATTGTTCACaaagtactaacaggaggagaattcatactcgcagaaatggacggagaggttTGGTAAAAGCCTATCCATTCAGATGTAgttaaaagatattatgtttagaatgttcgcatttcttcaactgatgtaattgaactacgctcgacctgattcccgtttaagaggggatacataggcagccctgtgggttcggtcacaattcaataaaattttcattttccccaCAACTAGAatctggggcagaattttgaggaggacccacaaaattcgagagcaagtccagccaacgtcatcatatgcagaacggtcagagaatcgcctaagtaaactggggcagaattcttaggaggaccctcaaaattctaaggatGTTGCAATGTCTCTTAAGggtcacagtcattggttcatctaatttatccgatattgcatacaaatgtattttaaata containing:
- the LOC138905286 gene encoding uncharacterized protein is translated as MFDGTGDPKVHVRTYCDKLVGVGKDERIRMKMFMRSLTGDALSWYISQNPKKWINWVSMASDFMDRFRFNTENAPDVFYIQNLKKKPTETFREYATRWSSEAAKVRPALEEEQILCPSPGFAIL